One stretch of Corynebacterium callunae DSM 20147 DNA includes these proteins:
- the rfbB gene encoding dTDP-glucose 4,6-dehydratase, with protein sequence MTSLLVTGGAGFIGANFVRQTVEQHSEYTQITVLDKLTYAGNADNLKGLPDSKVTLIEGDICDAELVDTLVKDHDITVHFAAESHNDNSLKDPSPFIHTNLIGTYTLLEAVRKHNKRFHHISTDEVFGDLELDDPNRFTEDTAYKPSSPYSATKAGSDHLVHAWIRSFGIQATMSNCSNNYGPYQHIEKFIPRQITNILAGLTPKLYGTGEQVRDWIHVDDHNDAVHLILKEGKIGESYIIGADNDHVNNKQVIELICELMGLDKNAYEHVADRPGHDMRYAMDSTKLRTELGWVPKYTDTDSGMRKGVEQTIDWYRNNESWWRPAKDNVEATYAKQGQ encoded by the coding sequence ATGACTTCTTTGCTTGTGACCGGAGGTGCCGGCTTCATCGGCGCCAACTTCGTCCGCCAAACTGTTGAGCAACACTCTGAATACACCCAGATCACGGTGCTCGATAAGCTCACCTACGCCGGAAACGCCGACAACCTCAAAGGCCTCCCCGACAGCAAAGTAACCCTCATCGAAGGCGACATCTGCGACGCCGAACTAGTAGACACCCTGGTCAAAGACCACGACATCACCGTCCACTTCGCCGCAGAATCCCACAACGATAACTCGCTCAAAGATCCCTCCCCCTTTATCCACACCAACCTTATCGGCACATATACCCTGCTAGAAGCCGTGCGCAAGCACAACAAACGCTTCCACCACATCTCCACCGATGAGGTCTTCGGCGATCTCGAACTCGATGATCCCAACCGCTTCACCGAGGACACCGCCTACAAGCCATCCTCTCCATATTCCGCCACCAAGGCAGGATCAGACCACCTGGTTCACGCCTGGATCCGTTCCTTCGGCATCCAAGCAACCATGTCCAACTGCTCCAATAACTACGGCCCCTACCAGCACATTGAGAAGTTCATCCCCCGCCAGATCACCAATATCCTGGCCGGACTTACTCCAAAGCTCTACGGCACCGGCGAGCAAGTCCGCGACTGGATCCACGTCGACGACCACAACGACGCCGTGCACCTGATCCTTAAAGAAGGAAAAATCGGCGAAAGCTACATCATCGGCGCCGACAACGATCACGTCAACAACAAGCAGGTCATCGAGCTCATCTGCGAATTGATGGGCCTCGACAAAAACGCTTATGAACACGTTGCTGACCGCCCGGGTCACGATATGCGCTACGCCATGGATTCCACCAAGCTGCGCACCGAACTTGGCTGGGTGCCCAAATACACCGACACCGATTCCGGTATGCGCAAAGGCGTCGAGCAAACCATCGACTGGTACCGCAACAACGAATCCTGGTGGCGCCCCGCCAAGGACAACGTCGAAGCTACCTACGCTAAGCAGGGACAATAA
- a CDS encoding NYN domain-containing protein translates to MSQKMRSNETYRQPQLRPVLTAILIDGGFYRRRAYSLFGDKSPEDRANELEEYARRHIRKSRSSLYRIFYYDCPPSEKVIFHPLTRTQVNLGKSEQFRWTNDFFDALNHKRKFALRRGEELETQQGYSLKQKSLKKLLNGTLKLEELTEADFSLDITQKGVDMRIGLDIASLAERKTVNQIVMITGDSDFVPAAKHARREGIDFILDPMWADIARSLSEHIDGVRQCVKNYPENKRDPLYFENLHKEILPTVSQVDEEEL, encoded by the coding sequence GTGTCTCAAAAGATGCGCAGTAATGAGACTTACCGTCAACCGCAATTGAGGCCAGTGTTAACGGCGATTCTTATTGATGGTGGCTTTTATCGGCGCAGGGCTTATTCGCTCTTTGGAGATAAAAGCCCGGAGGACCGAGCCAATGAGCTAGAGGAATACGCGCGTCGGCATATTCGTAAGTCTAGAAGCAGCCTATATCGCATCTTTTACTATGATTGTCCGCCTTCGGAGAAGGTAATTTTTCATCCACTTACTCGTACTCAGGTAAATCTAGGGAAGTCTGAGCAATTTAGGTGGACCAACGATTTTTTCGATGCGCTCAACCATAAAAGGAAATTTGCTTTGCGACGGGGTGAAGAACTTGAAACTCAGCAAGGGTATTCGCTTAAGCAGAAGTCTTTGAAAAAACTCCTTAATGGAACGCTAAAGCTAGAAGAACTAACAGAGGCTGACTTCTCGCTTGATATCACTCAAAAAGGTGTCGATATGCGGATTGGGTTGGATATAGCTTCTTTGGCCGAGCGTAAAACTGTCAATCAAATAGTCATGATTACCGGGGATAGTGACTTTGTGCCTGCAGCTAAACATGCACGTCGGGAGGGGATTGACTTCATTTTAGATCCTATGTGGGCTGATATTGCTAGGAGTCTAAGTGAGCATATTGATGGCGTGCGCCAATGCGTGAAAAATTATCCCGAGAACAAGCGTGATCCTCTTTATTTTGAGAATTTGCACAAAGAAATACTTCCTACCGTTTCTCAGGTAGATGAGGAGGAGCTTTAG
- a CDS encoding ABC transporter substrate-binding protein: MILRFPSLAKPQIALKKALAPACIGLALTLSACSGSSTSNTGSTETAGSTETAAASYTVEHAMGTTVIDGPVKRVVVIDSPHLDALLALGITPVGATESGAENGFPTYLADQLQDTESVGSTSEPNLEKIASLDPDLIIGAKVRHEGIYEQLSAIAPTVMSEGSGTNWHEQAEITAAAVNRSAEMTDLINDLSTRADEVGEEVGAEGQTVSMVRFRPDNFRLYGPETFSGSILEEVGYDLGEKEWNEYSMMELSTENFGQIDGDLIFYTIPGEPAATTYPQVSELWKDSPAVQQGKTYEFEDETWMVGIGVLGGNEILDDLEEALS; this comes from the coding sequence ATGATTCTTCGCTTCCCCTCGTTGGCAAAACCTCAAATTGCCCTCAAAAAAGCCCTCGCACCAGCATGTATCGGCCTGGCGCTAACACTCAGCGCCTGCAGCGGCTCCTCCACAAGCAACACCGGAAGCACCGAAACCGCCGGAAGCACTGAAACCGCAGCCGCCTCCTACACCGTGGAACACGCAATGGGCACCACGGTCATCGATGGCCCAGTGAAAAGAGTTGTAGTTATTGATTCTCCACACCTCGACGCACTCCTAGCCTTGGGAATCACCCCAGTTGGTGCTACTGAATCCGGTGCAGAAAATGGCTTCCCCACTTACCTCGCTGATCAGCTGCAGGATACGGAATCTGTGGGTTCTACTTCGGAGCCAAATCTGGAGAAAATCGCTTCACTTGACCCCGATCTCATCATCGGCGCGAAGGTTCGCCATGAGGGAATCTATGAGCAGCTTTCGGCAATTGCACCGACTGTGATGTCGGAGGGCTCTGGTACTAATTGGCATGAGCAGGCAGAAATCACCGCGGCAGCTGTTAATCGCAGCGCGGAAATGACTGACCTTATCAATGATCTCTCCACCCGCGCAGATGAAGTCGGCGAGGAAGTTGGAGCAGAAGGCCAGACTGTGTCTATGGTTCGCTTCCGTCCGGATAATTTCAGACTCTATGGTCCAGAAACTTTCTCTGGCTCCATTCTGGAGGAAGTCGGCTATGACCTGGGCGAAAAGGAGTGGAACGAGTACTCCATGATGGAGCTCAGCACTGAGAACTTCGGCCAAATTGATGGCGATCTCATTTTCTACACCATCCCTGGCGAGCCAGCCGCAACCACATATCCGCAGGTCTCTGAGTTGTGGAAGGATTCCCCAGCGGTCCAGCAGGGCAAGACCTATGAGTTCGAGGATGAAACCTGGATGGTTGGCATTGGCGTGCTCGGCGGCAATGAAATCCTCGATGACCTCGAAGAGGCCCTTAGCTAA
- a CDS encoding siderophore-interacting protein, with protein sequence MSTFNKSPNVLFPVRVARAQRVSPGFMRITFAAPELKFLPSRSLDQRIKILFPKTPHLPQSLAEPILPESQWRKQWRELDPDIRPHLRTYTIAQSRPKVAEVDIDFFLHDQTPTFSAVNWARTARIGDHAAISAPDTRKSPGLHGIQWRPGPARHAVLIGDETAIPAMRGILSAFRRKNAVVLLHAKHPLDAQLLGDHEPFSDQTLKRIKKQLTPETYIWCAGESLWVAQLRQEFLATGLSPEQIQVQGYWNR encoded by the coding sequence TTGTCCACTTTCAATAAGTCACCCAATGTGCTCTTTCCCGTCCGCGTGGCGCGAGCGCAGCGGGTGTCGCCTGGTTTTATGCGGATTACTTTTGCCGCACCGGAGCTAAAATTTTTGCCCAGTCGCAGCTTGGATCAGCGCATCAAAATCCTTTTCCCCAAAACTCCACATCTGCCCCAAAGCCTTGCCGAGCCTATCCTCCCAGAGTCCCAGTGGCGTAAGCAATGGCGAGAGCTAGACCCAGATATTCGCCCTCACCTGCGCACTTATACAATCGCACAGTCGCGACCCAAAGTTGCAGAGGTGGATATCGATTTCTTCCTCCACGATCAAACCCCCACATTTAGCGCCGTGAATTGGGCTCGCACGGCGCGGATCGGCGATCACGCGGCAATTTCTGCGCCCGACACCCGCAAGTCCCCCGGCTTGCACGGCATTCAGTGGCGCCCCGGCCCCGCGCGCCACGCAGTCCTCATCGGCGATGAAACCGCGATTCCGGCAATGCGGGGCATTTTAAGCGCTTTTCGACGAAAAAACGCGGTGGTTCTCCTCCACGCAAAGCATCCGCTAGATGCCCAACTTTTGGGAGATCATGAACCTTTTAGTGATCAAACCCTAAAGCGCATTAAAAAGCAGCTCACACCAGAAACCTACATTTGGTGTGCCGGCGAAAGCCTTTGGGTGGCGCAACTTCGTCAGGAATTCCTTGCTACAGGCCTAAGCCCCGAACAGATCCAAGTCCAGGGTTATTGGAATCGATAG